From Zonotrichia leucophrys gambelii isolate GWCS_2022_RI chromosome 19, RI_Zleu_2.0, whole genome shotgun sequence:
ctccttctggtTGTAGAAGTTGTTGTAGGACGACAACACTACAGGAATAATGGGGACCTGGAGGGGAGGCAGTCTACAATGAATACGCACATCTCCTTGTCCTTTCTCCAAAATTCAACTAATGTTTTCAGGGCAATTCTGCACCTTGTTGATAATTATCAccatcagtgtcacagcagACACTCAGAGGATTATTTGAATATTTAGATAATTTAACTGTATCACCCCATATCCTtggattttgtattttcatcTCTGTATTTAGGCCAACAACAGTGGATTGTCAAATTTCTATCTACAGAGGCCAGCTCAGCAGAAACTTCCCTGTGGAGGTCCAGGGCTCTTGTCAAGGTCCCTCCACTTTTATCCCAAGCTGTAACAAAGGTTTTTCACTTGTCTCTCTGTTTCTGAAACAGacccctcctgtgccacctgcaAACCCCGAGGGCTCCTGGATATGTGCACAATCCATAGGGAAGCCAGGGACCAGTACCCTGGTTTGCTGGTGGATCACAGGAGGCAAATCACACTCCAGGGGCAGAAGGAAGGTGGGTCTCACCTGGGCTTTCACAGCCAGCTGGAAGGCCCCACGTTTGAAGGGCAACATGGAGCCACCATGGTTGCGAGTTCCTTCAGGGAAGATCAAGACACGCAactgcaggaaggagaaggcATTAGGGCAGAAGGACCTCCAGGTACAATTCTAAGCCACTGCAGAGGGATGGTGCCCTGGGGCTCATCTCTGTAGCCCTGGCTTCCATTAATGGGCACAGAACACACTTTTGCTCTCACTCTGTTctgctcagtgcccagcccagagacAAAGATCTCTTTCCACCCACATTCAGATTCCTGTTTTCCAGTGGCTCCTCACTGGACTCCTCCCCACTCACATTGTCCTTGTGCAGGGAGTGTGCCACCTCTGTCAGGGTGCCAATGGACTCTTCCCTCCTCTTGCGGTCAATGAAGATGACCCCTGAGAGCCAGCAGGCCAGGCCGAACGTGCCCATGTACAGGATCTCCTTCTTTGCAATGGGCACACAGCGCCTGGGCAATATCTCCATCATCACTGCAAAGGGACAGCCAGAGCAGAACAAATCATCATTTGCACTCAGGACCCCTCTAGATTCTGGGCAACAGCCCTCTGCTCTAGGGGGTGCCATGCCTGAAGCTTCATAGAATCcctggggaattttggggtgctccCGACCATCCACTCAGGACTGGCACTGAAGAAGAGCAGCTATGAGAGGGCTGTGGTCAGCTAAGAGCCTTGTCCCCATTCCCTTGGAGAGGGTGAAGCTGATGTAGCTTGAAAATGCCTCTGATACCCTGGAGACCAGCCCTGGCTTGGGGCTGGCTGGTGAAGGGCTCTGTAGCAGCCACTCCTGCCCTtctgcctgcctggagcagaaGGCAGGATCACCACATACCCAGGATGTCAAGGGAGGTCTGGTGATTCAGCACCAGGACAAAAGGTTTCTTTGTCCTGAGGTTCTCCTTGCCCTTCACCACTATCTGAATGCCAAAGATGTATTTGAGTGGCATGGTCAATGTGCGCAAAAACCTGGAAAAGAGGAGTGGAAATTAGCCAAAGAGATGTTGAAACTTCGCATCCAAGCCAGCCCACCTCACACTCTGCTTCTGGTGGTTTCCCACTGACATGGCTTTGACCATGACTTGGAGAAAAATTAGTGTCCCTCTGAAGCTAATTATTGAATTACAGAAGACAAATACACCTTGCAGGTTTCCCTCAAGCCATATGACCCACAAGTGACCCAGCAACTACAGCTTCAGAAGTTCCACAGATCAACCAAATATTAGATAATACCCAGATTCACAGCACACCTTTGTACTCTGCTTTCCTCCCCACCTTGCTGGTTTGGGAATAGGGCTGCAGTAAACATGTGCCTAACCTTGCTGGCTGTGGAAAGAGAGGGATTTGCTTTTAGGTGACATTAGGCTACAATGCTGGGAGTCTTATTTGAAGAGATATTgctaaaataatataaaaaaaaatcaggcacCAAAGTTAAGAGGTGAACAAAATTTCTCAAAGCAAAAGGCTGATGCTCAGTTTGGAGATATGAATTCCCTCTGAAGCATAAATGGAATAGTAAGTCCTgcttctgcagcacttcaggaGGGTTCAAGCACCATGTAGCAGAGTAATCTTTTTATCCTCACTCAGCCCAGATTCCTGATTGCCACCACTGATCACTCCTGCTCATGCAGCCTCCAGGTGAGAGCATATCTTAGAGAGTCTGAATAGAATCTGGAGAGATAAGATGGGCAGCtatgggatgggctgggggacCGCCACACCTGGGACACCAGGCTGTCACTGAGCTGATGGGAACACCAGTGCCCATGCAGGGGCCAGCACTGCACCGTGGTGATGTCTCAGGTGTGCAATGGCCCAGAGTAGAAAATGGGAAGAGCCCCTGGAGTGGCTTTCGCAACACAAGTTAGTAATAGAGTGCTTAGCCATGGGGAAGAGGGAAATACAGCTCCAAAGACCAGATGAGAGAGCTCTAGTAAAAACAGCAATATGTATTCCATCCAGGTTGTTGGCATTACCTGCTTTGGCAAATCTATGTCACCTTTTACATCCTTTCTTTCCCtaatttgttattatttttatcaacCCCAAACCACTATTAAAACCCACACCCCTTCTCTGAATTACAGAGTCTCTCATCTCCCCAAAACATTATAAAACTGATCCCTCCCCTCCACAGCACACCCCCAGGACCCTCCAAATCAAAGCACGGGACAGAGTGGACTCTATCCATGCTCAGGGCAGAAAGGAGCCACAGATGACTTACATCATGTTTTCCACGTTACGTCCACGAGGAATACTGAGGATGGCAACTCCAATGCTTATGGTGAAGAGCCACAACTTATAGAAGGTCATCTTGCAGAAGAATCTGAATGCAGGTTTCACCTGGTAGAGGACTAGAAAGGCA
This genomic window contains:
- the LOC135455807 gene encoding 1-acyl-sn-glycerol-3-phosphate acyltransferase alpha-like → MELFFLHYPFTCLLIAFLVLYQVKPAFRFFCKMTFYKLWLFTISIGVAILSIPRGRNVENMMFLRTLTMPLKYIFGIQIVVKGKENLRTKKPFVLVLNHQTSLDILVMMEILPRRCVPIAKKEILYMGTFGLACWLSGVIFIDRKRREESIGTLTEVAHSLHKDNLRVLIFPEGTRNHGGSMLPFKRGAFQLAVKAQVPIIPVVLSSYNNFYNQKEKKFTPGKMIIQILPEVETLGLGPDDVPKLTEQVRDSMLSAYQGISGMTNGASH